Proteins from a single region of bacterium:
- a CDS encoding 5-formyltetrahydrofolate cyclo-ligase — protein sequence MEKEEWKEKSIVIQNKFLSTLSLENFSCVLTYVNVDREVKTDLIIKTALSNGKRICVPKIDWIEKIFIPVKILSFSDIDFNKKIPQPKNNDTVSYDEINLSITPGIVFDIYGNRIGRGEGFYDKFFQNLKNVFKVALAFDFQVLEDKLPVKEYDSKVDLIITEKRIIRC from the coding sequence ATGGAGAAGGAGGAATGGAAGGAAAAAAGTATTGTAATCCAAAATAAGTTTTTAAGTACTTTGTCATTAGAAAATTTCTCCTGTGTTCTTACTTATGTCAATGTTGATAGAGAAGTTAAAACAGATTTAATTATTAAAACGGCTCTCTCAAATGGTAAAAGAATATGTGTTCCCAAAATTGACTGGATAGAAAAGATTTTTATTCCTGTGAAAATTCTATCTTTTTCAGATATTGATTTTAATAAGAAAATCCCTCAACCAAAGAATAATGATACTGTCTCTTATGATGAAATAAATTTATCAATTACACCAGGTATTGTATTTGATATATATGGGAATAGAATTGGGAGGGGAGAGGGATTTTATGACAAATTTTTTCAGAATTTAAAAAATGTGTTTAAAGTTGCCCTTGCTTTTGATTTCCAGGTTTTAGAAGATAAATTGCCAGTGAAGGAATATGATAGTAAAGTGGATTTGATAATTACTGAAAAAAGAATTATAAGGTGTTGA
- a CDS encoding replication-associated recombination protein A: MEDLFEPEQQNFERNSLSVKMRPEILDEYVGQQHLLGEGKILRKLIEKDNIPSMILFGPPGCGKTALAFLIAHQTKKPFYPLNAVTSTVSDVREVIKIAREKFSQTGKSTILFLDEISHFNKLQQDALMRDVEEGIIILIGTTTHNPYFYINTPLLSRCTVFELKPLTDEDIERIIKNAIKDRKKGLGNYNLKITEEAIKYIVKSSEGDARKSLNTLEIGVSIAPVNSDGVINFDIDIARECMQKKYLLYDREDRHYDTISAFIKSMRGSDPDAAIYYLAKMIASGEDPKFIARRILICASEDVGNADPQALLIANACYQAVEVIGMPESRIILAQATIYVATAPKSNSSYLAIEKAIEDVESEKTKVVPEYLQHGGYKGAEELKRGQGYIYPHDYPYHYYPQKYVYGEKNFYIPTDIGYEKRIKSYLNFIERLKKEYEKRGNKERNKEQKRKDGEGGMEGKKYCNPK, translated from the coding sequence ATGGAAGACCTTTTTGAACCAGAACAACAGAATTTTGAAAGGAACTCCCTCTCAGTTAAAATGCGTCCTGAAATACTTGATGAGTATGTTGGACAGCAACATTTATTAGGTGAGGGGAAGATTTTAAGAAAACTTATAGAGAAGGATAATATTCCTTCAATGATTTTATTTGGTCCGCCAGGATGTGGAAAGACAGCCCTTGCTTTTCTTATTGCACATCAGACGAAAAAGCCATTTTATCCTCTTAATGCAGTTACCTCTACTGTTTCAGATGTACGAGAAGTAATAAAAATTGCAAGAGAAAAGTTCAGTCAAACAGGAAAATCAACTATTTTATTTTTGGATGAAATTTCACATTTCAATAAATTGCAACAGGACGCTTTAATGAGAGATGTTGAAGAAGGTATTATAATTTTGATAGGAACTACAACTCATAATCCGTATTTTTATATAAATACACCTTTACTTTCAAGATGCACTGTTTTTGAATTAAAACCATTAACTGATGAGGATATTGAGAGAATAATAAAAAATGCAATTAAGGATAGAAAGAAGGGATTGGGAAACTATAACTTAAAAATAACAGAGGAAGCAATAAAATATATTGTAAAATCAAGTGAAGGGGATGCAAGAAAATCGTTAAATACTCTTGAAATTGGTGTTTCAATTGCTCCTGTTAATTCAGATGGAGTTATAAATTTTGATATTGATATTGCCAGAGAATGTATGCAGAAAAAGTATCTCTTGTATGATAGAGAGGACCGGCACTATGATACAATTTCTGCTTTTATTAAAAGTATGCGTGGTTCTGACCCTGATGCTGCTATTTATTATTTAGCAAAGATGATTGCGAGTGGTGAAGACCCTAAATTTATTGCAAGAAGGATTTTGATATGTGCAAGTGAAGATGTTGGTAATGCAGACCCACAAGCACTTTTAATTGCGAATGCTTGCTATCAAGCAGTTGAAGTTATAGGTATGCCAGAAAGCAGGATTATTCTTGCACAGGCAACAATTTATGTGGCTACTGCACCTAAAAGTAATTCATCATATCTTGCAATTGAAAAAGCAATTGAAGATGTTGAAAGCGAAAAAACTAAAGTTGTTCCTGAGTATCTTCAACATGGCGGGTATAAAGGAGCAGAAGAATTAAAAAGGGGGCAGGGATATATCTATCCACATGATTATCCATATCATTATTATCCTCAAAAATATGTTTATGGAGAAAAAAATTTTTATATTCCAACAGATATTGGTTATGAAAAAAGAATAAAAAGTTATTTAAATTTTATTGAACGACTTAAAAAAGAATATGAAAAAAGAGGAAATAAGGAAAGAAATAAAGAACAAAAGAGAAAGGATGGAGAAGGAGGAATGGAAGGAAAAAAGTATTGTAATCCAAAATAA